A section of the Deltaproteobacteria bacterium genome encodes:
- a CDS encoding fused MFS/spermidine synthase — MQKEVIKANIVVFIASFCTLVIELVAGRIMAPYVGVSLYTWTSIIGVVLAGISIGAYLGGVLADRFPRPSTLGWLLFFSGLGAFSISPLVNILGAAHFQTTLMMRILLLTTYVFFIPSCILGMISPVVVKLTLHNLAKTGNVVGKIYAFSTLGSIIGTFATGFFLISWMGTRNLLLTVGFILILCALVFGGTFIRKKSFAVFIVILVSLIWTFYGYAFKMPLDDKTYFFKESDYYTLQVKKFLTKDKKVWADALVLDHLVHSINDLDNPFYLDYEYIRIYEEFMRWRMNRTGSLKALFIGGGGYTLPRCLETMYPTAEVDVVEIDPEITKVAHEYLGVPKNTKIRSFNEDGRWFVMNCKEKEKYDFIVGDAFNDLSIPYHLTTKEFAQQMAELLKPDGILMANVIDSYQNGLFMPSYIRTLEEVFGKGNVHLVSHKPDYENTGISTRVIVASKQNININDFVTFLRGQGGKEVMSNVMPQERLQEYLAQRPSLILTDDYVPVDNLVAPIFEERYGYQMHK, encoded by the coding sequence ATGCAAAAAGAGGTGATTAAAGCAAATATCGTTGTTTTCATCGCCAGTTTCTGCACACTTGTCATTGAACTGGTTGCGGGAAGAATCATGGCGCCCTATGTCGGAGTGTCCCTTTATACCTGGACGAGCATCATAGGTGTTGTCCTTGCCGGTATCAGCATAGGCGCCTATTTAGGAGGAGTGCTTGCCGACCGGTTTCCCCGTCCCTCGACGCTCGGATGGCTCCTCTTTTTTTCGGGTTTAGGGGCTTTTTCCATTTCACCGCTGGTAAACATCCTTGGAGCGGCGCATTTTCAAACTACACTGATGATGCGGATTTTACTCCTTACCACCTATGTTTTCTTCATTCCGTCCTGTATCCTCGGCATGATTTCCCCCGTCGTGGTGAAACTTACACTCCACAACCTGGCGAAGACAGGCAATGTTGTCGGGAAGATCTACGCCTTTTCTACACTCGGTTCAATTATCGGGACCTTTGCCACGGGTTTTTTCCTTATTTCCTGGATGGGGACGAGAAATCTCCTTTTAACCGTGGGGTTTATTCTCATACTTTGTGCTTTGGTCTTTGGGGGTACTTTCATCAGGAAAAAATCATTTGCCGTTTTTATTGTCATTCTTGTTTCACTCATCTGGACTTTCTATGGTTACGCCTTCAAAATGCCTCTTGATGACAAAACCTATTTTTTCAAGGAAAGCGACTACTATACGCTTCAGGTGAAGAAGTTCCTCACCAAAGACAAGAAGGTATGGGCAGATGCACTGGTATTAGACCATCTTGTCCATTCCATAAATGACTTAGACAATCCTTTCTATCTGGATTATGAATACATCCGGATTTATGAGGAATTTATGAGATGGCGGATGAATCGAACGGGTTCCCTGAAAGCTCTGTTCATCGGTGGCGGAGGTTATACATTGCCCCGCTGCCTTGAAACAATGTACCCTACGGCAGAAGTCGATGTTGTTGAGATTGATCCGGAAATAACAAAGGTGGCTCATGAATATCTGGGAGTGCCTAAAAATACGAAGATTCGATCTTTTAATGAAGATGGCCGCTGGTTTGTCATGAATTGCAAGGAGAAAGAGAAATATGATTTTATTGTGGGTGACGCCTTCAATGACCTGTCGATTCCCTACCACCTGACAACAAAGGAATTCGCTCAGCAAATGGCCGAACTTTTAAAACCGGATGGCATACTCATGGCCAATGTGATTGACAGTTACCAAAATGGGCTGTTTATGCCTTCCTATATCCGTACACTGGAAGAAGTATTCGGGAAAGGAAATGTCCACCTTGTCTCCCATAAACCTGATTACGAGAATACCGGCATCAGCACCCGTGTTATTGTGGCGAGCAAGCAAAACATTAATATCAATGATTTCGTTACTTTCCTCAGGGGGCAGGGCGGCAAAGAAGTCATGTCCAACGTTATGCCTCAGGAGAGACTCCAGGAGTATCTCGCACAACGTCCTTCTCTTATCCTGACGGATGATTATGTTCCGGTGGATAATTTGGTAGCCCCGATCTTCGAAGAGCGGTACGGCTATCAAATGCATAAATAA